Proteins encoded together in one Impatiens glandulifera chromosome 1, dImpGla2.1, whole genome shotgun sequence window:
- the LOC124911331 gene encoding uncharacterized protein LOC124911331, translating into MGRITCHSSMILAESVSWYCTVLLAMMLLMSICDTKEAVDDFDLEFPRVDLLVKQRCDDIYVVQEGDTLQTIGEKCGDPYIVEENPHIHDPDDVIPGLLLKITHFTT; encoded by the coding sequence ATGGGACGAATCACTTGTCATTCTTCGATGATTTTGGCTGAATCAGTGTCATGGTATTGTACTGTCCTCTTGGCAATGATGCTACTTATGAGCATTTGCGACACCAAGGAAGCTGTTGATGATTTCGATTTGGAGTTTCCTCGAGTTGACTTGCTAGTCAAGCAACGCTGCGATGATATATACGTGGTACAAGAAGGGGATACTTTGCAAACGATCGGGGAGAAATGTGGCGACCCTTATATTGTTGAGGAGAATCCACACATCCATGATCCCGATGATGTTATCCCGGGTCTTCTTTTAAAGATCACTCATTTCACTACTTAG